In a single window of the Terriglobus roseus genome:
- a CDS encoding glycoside hydrolase family 15 protein: MNQTPEKAPTTGIDAAPLHAARIEDYALIGDCETAALVCKDGSVDWLCWPNFSSGACFAALLGTADNGYFKIKPADEETITGEDWRYKPHTLIVEKQWVTQNGEVLVSDFMPPRGEHSDVVRIVRGIRGTVKMRMDLVLRFDYGRTIPWVERVDHHVRAIAGPELVVLRTEAPLHGEDLSTVSDFEVHEGESICFVLSYGSSLEEDPASFDAYGAYEDTEKFWLEWTDKRKYRGQYDECVERSLITLKALTYRPTGGLVAAPTTSLPELIGGERNWDYRFCWLRDTAFTLLVLLHEGFTEEALAWRGWLLRAIAGSAQQIQSLYGIAGERQLTEWTADWLRGYEDSKPVNIGNKAANQIQLDVYGEVISALARVPVGDDDLWSPAIRALVTNMLDHLVEIWDKPDSGIWEVRGPEQHFVHSKMMAWVAFERAIRSYDESDQPEDPEIEKRIENWRKVRDEIHADVCEKGFDKKLNSFVQAYGSTALDAALLRIPLVGFLPASDPRVQGTIAAIEGRLVKDGLVLRYDTSDGSDGLPAGEGAFLACSFWLVSVLYLSGRGDEAHALYQKLLALRNPLGLIAEEYDSVGKRQVGNYPQAFTHLTMAHAAVILSGAKGPWTEDAGTNQRC; this comes from the coding sequence TTGAACCAGACTCCCGAGAAAGCGCCCACTACTGGAATCGACGCCGCGCCGCTCCATGCCGCACGTATTGAAGACTATGCCCTCATCGGCGACTGTGAGACGGCCGCTCTGGTTTGCAAGGACGGTTCCGTGGATTGGCTCTGCTGGCCCAACTTTTCCTCCGGTGCTTGCTTTGCGGCGCTTTTGGGAACGGCGGACAACGGCTACTTCAAGATCAAGCCGGCAGATGAAGAAACGATTACAGGGGAAGACTGGCGCTACAAGCCGCACACCCTCATTGTGGAAAAGCAATGGGTGACGCAGAACGGCGAGGTGCTGGTATCAGACTTCATGCCGCCACGCGGAGAGCACTCAGACGTGGTGCGAATTGTGCGCGGCATCCGTGGCACTGTAAAGATGCGTATGGATCTGGTGCTGCGCTTCGACTACGGACGCACCATCCCCTGGGTAGAGCGTGTCGATCATCACGTGCGCGCCATCGCCGGGCCTGAGCTCGTCGTGCTGCGCACGGAAGCACCGCTGCACGGGGAAGATCTCAGCACCGTCAGCGACTTCGAAGTGCATGAAGGCGAGAGCATCTGCTTTGTACTCTCGTATGGTTCGTCCCTCGAGGAAGATCCGGCGAGCTTTGATGCCTACGGTGCATATGAGGACACGGAGAAGTTCTGGCTGGAGTGGACGGACAAACGCAAGTATCGCGGACAGTATGACGAGTGTGTCGAGCGCTCGCTCATCACGCTAAAAGCATTAACGTATCGACCCACAGGAGGTCTCGTCGCGGCTCCGACAACGTCGTTGCCGGAACTGATCGGCGGGGAGCGCAACTGGGACTATCGCTTCTGCTGGCTGCGCGATACCGCTTTCACCTTGCTGGTGCTGCTGCACGAAGGTTTCACTGAGGAAGCGCTGGCTTGGCGCGGCTGGCTGCTGCGCGCCATCGCCGGTTCCGCGCAGCAGATCCAGTCGCTGTACGGCATCGCCGGCGAGCGCCAACTCACGGAGTGGACTGCCGATTGGCTGCGGGGCTATGAGGACTCCAAGCCGGTCAATATCGGCAACAAGGCTGCGAACCAGATACAGCTCGATGTTTATGGCGAGGTGATCTCGGCGCTGGCGCGCGTGCCCGTGGGAGACGACGATCTGTGGTCACCAGCGATTCGCGCCCTGGTGACCAATATGCTAGACCACCTCGTTGAGATCTGGGATAAGCCGGACTCCGGAATCTGGGAGGTCCGCGGGCCGGAGCAGCACTTTGTGCACTCGAAGATGATGGCGTGGGTCGCCTTCGAGCGGGCCATCAGGTCCTATGATGAGAGCGATCAGCCGGAGGATCCGGAGATCGAGAAGCGCATTGAAAACTGGCGCAAGGTGCGCGATGAGATCCACGCGGACGTTTGCGAAAAAGGCTTCGATAAGAAGCTGAATAGCTTTGTTCAGGCCTACGGTTCGACAGCGCTCGATGCCGCCCTGCTGCGTATCCCACTGGTGGGCTTTCTTCCGGCGAGCGATCCTCGCGTGCAGGGAACGATCGCTGCGATCGAAGGACGCCTGGTGAAGGATGGCCTGGTGTTGCGCTACGACACATCGGACGGTTCGGATGGATTACCCGCTGGTGAGGGGGCCTTCCTGGCGTGTTCTTTCTGGCTGGTGAGTGTGCTCTATCTCAGCGGACGTGGCGACGAGGCACATGCGCTCTACCAAAAACTGCTTGCGTTGCGAAACCCGCTGGGGCTGATCGCAGAAGAGTACGATTCGGTCGGAAAGCGGCAGGTCGGTAATTACCCGCAGGCGTTTACCCACCTTACGATGGCCCATGCGGCGGTAATTTTAAGCGGTGCCAAGGGGCCATGGACCGAGGACGCCGGCACAAATCAGCGCTGTTGA